Proteins from one Malaya genurostris strain Urasoe2022 chromosome 2, Malgen_1.1, whole genome shotgun sequence genomic window:
- the LOC131432742 gene encoding histone acetyltransferase KAT6A isoform X2, with amino-acid sequence MRVESKTMRETTPESVCRVKRPLLISMHSPSKFMAAQERCPAAIEFGKYEIQTWYSSPFPQEYARLPKLFLCEFCLKYTKSKAVLQRHQDKCLWRNPPGTEIYRCNDISIFEVDGNANRIYCQNLCLLAKLFLDHKTLYYDVEPFLFYVLTKYDRKGYHLVGYFSKEKHCQQKYNVSCIMTMPQYQRQGFGRFLIDFSYLLSREEGQPGTPEKPLSDLGRVSYHAYWRSVVLEYLHENRNRIVSFRTISQETGIFITDVALAFQLLNFIKYIKIVNGDLKTYRPLICIDWEQVDMHNERVFRSKTRRVIDNECLRWTPLLSSIPYFPEVDGTADISHISDKKIRSDKNDEVCFGSEVENSGKHPISVVAALQSDVCEEFRGVKKRGKRIHNPIKPSRSSKKLEQHSEAVSFDDILDKTDLALVEITSSGRKRIRPNKFNESTYDGASNVMTNENSNSVSLQDSRKRRRSYQLENGDMEKKRTRLDEEKVQQSQESLLNELSHSTRTNIRISKDHAQLDSVSNVELLDKHSKGLPNKNYCSNTASEAVLTLDLEVDSVTEKDDENQSTIDVAETSQKLKRRVAQRIGSRNSTRLAASSNPETCFDEPIIGSPIKKKQLTLPELLRVKQHSFDSQDMLELSKHGKDGEHIQTDKNPEAKSLLSYPVKFRDGRLKSSSTDISAGEADDEMEEETAVTEKCAYSERHTEALHTIPNAYVNKSADVEHVSVSIEPQSVTIESYTSLTKNAENTDGLMKTREDIENESNKNSVEEEIKTQYETQISNVNSSAQIFIKATNDVDSNNMSNFVSTSTRQIKKPSDEQNCLSSQELITEAESVQFKACKNDYIPGKHDSSKSQTPEPETSLTYALVKEPDQYVSTNTEQKVDEEILKNSYDSNSNSANDALPETISHVTEKCVEKSVGLENQCAHSSVCEKNEFPKDKNIETCEKTSVITESKQSAANEPTKTNTEININEDLKSSLIMVIQENESLGNACSSTKEPHQLNTYVSTVNHSNDGSGSNTASVLMINENYEKNMEKRRPKIIIDVKAGSESERIQKISPGLKADHPNFELGDNKMAKAKLYDSPDKLDEEDTKSVENVVASLESAGSHKKKFIKNAVEEANKQLTEVEHQDKSVIQQCDDLKTFNITLNNRENSDSSELTIDIKKEPSPNKHSKNDSPSQQSGHNLEKNKISEIRTQSTCLENQANYDNSSKIMNDPRKARDKNSNADDFKKNKSEKRTQNAAIKTETKNDSKTRIEQDNLNTSSNCSGSVSLKRSESIKKEALKSVSSGNVTDQLKTSSLNPDSSKIGVNVSMNNPTSRTDKYSAKHAMHETKAIDLNKIAPQFPPINQLPNYHTTSQYWQLDPYYQSYNLSHLEATNQKSPNKFHLDLATSMAYGSFPSNLYQTAFQQHQEQQYQQHQQSYQAKERPNQRIDKKSLSGQANISTSNPDVHKHNKNLKAMEESKYSKSADHQTQQQLSGVNMTLNIDGSSCAKSTNTLYTGHNTIKTNSKNKIEHKTSDNCMISKSNQPQSQQPAHTSHQAASCQMAAMQQQQHHGQQMLNKNMHQQIASSKGNFQSDELNQQDNTNNIANISTTDMKHQHGPSNQNEVQSIGVYTPDSTTNSVHSLHQYGQCDLDVAQLGLESPASISSDINTQSSVESMRPSSVVPHQISQYSDCSIQQQHQSQMQQINMHTHVPASSPQQSMAIINNQNLDNAAASSRSKVQQQQLSHQNNRSSNTNRSSTPKVSRNTSTPVSNHQQQRHPNRSTPPIGNAIQPLTSPGHPQQHQQSMQQQNVAQQQHQHQLVLQQQMHQTYGHISGSSLTHQNHSQNMHQAGYITSQLGISSQGYPQSPTSYGSVPMTTVIQHRMTGSHTSLSTPNSLHSPHQRLGPSPSSCAVSSANNFYIQSGSVSHPQSHTPIPAPTPTPTPTPTPTPQLDNSCQAGNIHSQGNVIQGSLSCLSKLQQLTTSVDMVGPSCNTPPSGAVNITPPPNHHSHVGGSITPSPSTLMSQQNSVRNISTPPASIQAQMPSLNYHKYYTGNMNVSPISGTQNSRLSRNTASAPIQHMSNSSSRVSPNVAISPNLMSPYSTLNTAYRMSAAQSSSTGGYIANPAAGFINNATQIPVQMGVMNMQSQYQDPSAIQRAQQNSMYPAAYSAYLPAMRR; translated from the exons ATGCGAGTGGAATCGAAAACAATGAGAGAAACAACTCCAGAATCTGTTTGCCGTGTCAAAAGACCGTTGCTGATTTCTATGCACAGCCCATCGAAGTTCATGGCAGCACAAGAACGATGTCCGGCAGCTATAGAATTTGGAAAGTATGAGATCCAAACATGGTACTCTAGTCCGTTTCCTCAAGAGTATGCAAG ATTGCCTAAACTATTTCTTTGTGAATTTTGTTTAAAGTACACCAAAAGTAAGGCAGTTTTACAACGGCATCAAGATAAGTGCTTATGGCGTAATCCTCCGGGAACGGAAATTTATCGGTGCAATGATATTTCAATATTCGAAGTAGATGGTAACGCAAATCGGATATATTGCCAAAATCTGTGTTTATTGGCAAAGCTTTTTCTTGATCACAAGACGTTGTATTATGATGTAGaaccatttttgttctatgtatTGACCAAGTACGACAGGAAAGGTTATCACTTAGTTGGTTACTTTTCTAAAGAGAAGCACTGTCAGCAAAAATATAATGTATCGTGCATAATGACAATGCCTCAGTATCAGCGCCAGGGTTTCGGTAGATTCTTGATTGATTTTAGTTATTTGTTAAGTCGTGAAGAAGGCCAACCTGGTACACCAGAAAAACCATTATCTGATCTAGGACGTGTTTCGTATCATGCTTATTGGCGATCAGTAGTTTTAGAATATCTTCATGAAAATAGAAATCGAATTGTTTCGTTCCGAACTATTTCACAAGAAACAGGAATTTTTATCACGGATGTAGCCTTAGCCTTTCAATtgctaaattttataaaatatattaaaatagtTAATGGCGACTTGAAAACATATAGACCACTCATATGTATCGACTGGGAGCAGGTTGATATGCACAACGAGCGAGTGTTCAGATCTAAAACAAGAAGAGTGATCGATAATGAATGTTTACGTTGGACACCTTTGTTATCCTCAATTCCCTATTTCCCTGAGGTTGACGGAACTGCAGACATTTCCCACATATCCGATAAAAAAATAAGATCCGATAAAAATGACGAAGTTTGTTTTGGTTCTGAGGTAGAAAATTCAGGGAAACATCCTATATCTGTAGTAGCTGCTTTGCAGAGTGATGTGTGCGAAGAATTTCGAGGTGTGAAGAAACGAGGGAAAAGAATTCATAACCCAATAAAGCCATCAAGGTCAAGCAAAAAATTAGAACAACACTCCGAAGCCGTTTCTTTTGACGATATTTTAGACAAAACTGATCTCGCATTAGTTGAGATTACCTCCTCGGGCCGTAAGCGAATAAGACCTAACAAGTTTAACGAATCGACATATGATGGTGCTTCTAATGTCATGACAAATGAAAATTCTAACAGTGTGTCACTACAGGATAGTAGAAAGCGCAGGAGATCTTATCAATTGGAAAATGGTGACATGGAGAAAAAGCGGACTCGATTAGATGAAGAAAAAGTACAGCAATCTCAAGAATCATTGTTAAATGAACTCTCGCATTCTACGCGAACTAACATTAGAATATCGAAGGATCATGCTCAACTTGATAGCGTCAGTAACGTAGAATTGTTAGATAAACATAGTAAGGGTTTaccaaataaaaattattgttcGAATACTGCTTCAGAAGCCGTACTTACACTGGATTTAGAAGTGGATAGTGTTACCGAAAAAGACGACGAAAATCAATCTACTATCGATGTAGCAGAAACTTCGCAAAAACTAAAGCGTCGTGTTGCTCAAAGAATTGGTAGTCGAAATTCTACTAGGTTAGCAGCATCTTCCAATCCAGAGACGTGCTTCGATGAACCAATAATAGGCTCACCTATAAAAAAAAAGCAACTTACTTTGCCAGAGCTTCTTAGAGTGAAACAACATTCTTTTGACTCTCAGGATATGCTAGAGTTATCAAAACATGGAAAAGATGGAGAACACATTCAAACAGATAAAAACCCAGAAGCAAAATCACTCTTATCTTACCCTGTAAAATTTCGAGATGGCAGATTAAAAAGTTCATCAACCGATATTTCTGCTGGTGAAGCTGATGATGAAATGGAAGAAGAAACTGCGGTTACGGAAAAGTGTGCTTATTCTGAGAGACATACCGAAGCATTGCACACGATACCAAATGCTTACGTTAATAAATCAGCTGATGTAGAACACGTTAGTGTTTCAATTGAACCTCAATCTGTAACTATTGAATCGTATACATCACTTACCAAAAACGCAGAGAATACAGATGGGTTAATGAAAACTCGTGAAGATATAGAAAACGAATCGAACAAAAATTCAGTTGAAGAGGAAATTAAGACTCAGTATGAAACGCAGATTTCTAATGTAAATTCTAGTGCACAAATATTTATCAAAGCTACAAACGATGTTGATTCAAACAATATGTCAAACTTTGTGTCCACCAGTACAAGACAGATTAAAAAACCTTCCGACGAACAAAATTGTTTGAGCTCTCAAGAATTAATTACAGAAGCCGAATCAGTACAATTCAAAGCTTGTAAAAATGATTATATTCCAGGGAAACATGATAGCAGCAAATCACAGACACCCGAACCAGAAACAAGCTTAACATATGCTCTAGTCAAGGAACCTGACCAATATGTTTCTACTAATACTGAACAGAAAGTTGACgaagaaatattgaaaaattcatatgatTCAAACTCGAACTCTGCAAACGATGCCTTGCCTGAAACAATCAGTCATGTAACAGAGAAATGTGTAGAAAAGTCAGTTGGATTAGAAAATCAATGCGCTCACAGCAGTGTTTGTGAAAAAAACGAATTCCCTAAAgacaaaaatattgaaacttGCGAAAAAACATCGGTCATTACTGAGTCAAAACAAAGTGCTGCAAATGAGCCTACAAAAACGAACACTGAAATCAACATAAATGAAGACTTAAAGTCTTCTTTAATCATGGTAATTCAAGAAAATGAATCTTTGGGAAATGCATGTAGTTCAACAAAAGAACCACATCAATTGAATACATATGTTTCTACTGTAAATCATAGCAATGATGGGTCAGGTAGTAACACGGCGAGTGTATTGATGATAAACGAAAATTACGAGAAAAACATGGAAAAGAGGAGACCTAAGATTATAATAGACGTAAAAGCTGGCTCCGAATCGGAaagaattcaaaaaatttctccaGGTTTAAAAGCAGACCATCCTAACTTCGAGCTTGGCGACAATAAAATGGCGAAAGCCAAGCTTTACGATTCTCCTGATAAATTAGATGAAGAGGATACAAAATCAGTTGAAAATGTGGTAGCATCATTGGAGAGTGCAGGttctcacaaaaaaaaatttataaaaaatgctGTAGAAGAAGCTAATAAGCAATTGACAGAGGTTGAGCATCAGGataaatccgttattcaacaatgtgatgatttgaaaacttttaacATTACCTTGAACAATAGAGAAAATTCTGATTCTTCTGAACTAACTATTGATATTAAAAAAGAGCCTTCCCCTAATAAACATTCAAAAAATGACTCTCCATCACAACAGTCAGGCCATAATCTAGAGAAGAataaaatttcggaaataagaACGCAAAGCACATGCCTTGAGAACCAAGCCAACTATGACAATTCCTCTAAGATCATGAATGATCCTAGAAAAGCTAGAGATAAAAATTCAAATGCAGATGATTTTAAAAAGAACAAATCAGAAAAACGAACTCAGAATGCTGCTATAAAGACTGAGACAAAAAACGATTCTAAAACTCGCATAGAGCAAGACAATTTAAATACTAGTAGCAATTGTAGTGGGAGTGTTTCATTGAAAAGAtcagaaagtataaaaaaaGAAGCACTTAAGAGTGTGTCGTCAGGTAACGTGACTGATCAATTGAAAACAAGTTCGTTAAATCCTGATAGTAGTAAAATCGGAGTGAATGTTTCTATGAATAATCCTACCTCCAGAACAGACAAGTACTCTGCAAAACATGCTATGCACGAAACAAAAGCaattgatttgaataaaatagcTCCACAGTTTCCGCCAATAAATCAGTTACCAAATTATCACACTACATCCCAATATTGGCAATTGGATCCTTATTATCAAAGCTACAATCTGTCGCACTTGGAAGCAACTAATCAAAAGTCACCTAACAAGTTTCATCTAGACTTGGCTACATCTATGGCATACggtagttttccatcaaattTATATCAGACTGCTTTTCAACAGCATCAAGAACAACAATATCAACAGCATCAGCAATCCTACCAAGCAAAGGAAAGGCCTAATCAGCGAATAGATAAAAAGAGTTTATCTGGGCAAGCAAATATTAGCACCAGCAATCCTGATGTTCATAAacataacaaaaatttaaaagctATGGAGGAATCGAAGTATAGTAAAAGTGCGGATCATCAAACACAGCAGCAACTTTCAGGCGTTAACATGACTTTAAACATCGATGGCAGTTcatgtgcgaaatctaccaatACACTGTATACTGGCCACAAcacaataaaaacaaactcgaaaaataaaatagaacaTAAAACAAGTGATAATTGCATGATTAGTAAATCGAATCAACCTCAAAGCCAACAACCTGCTCATACTAGTCATCAAGCTGCATCATGTCAAATGGCAGCAATGCAACAACAGCAACATCATGGTCAACAAATGCTTAACAAGAATATGCATCAACAAATTGCATCCTCCAAAGGTAATTTCCAGAGTGATGAATTGAACCAGCAGGATAACACAAACAATATTGCAAACATATCTACAACGGATATGAAGCATCAACATGGACCTAGTAACCAAAATGAAGTTCAGTCAATTGGAGTCTATACACCAGACTCAACTACTAATTCCGTGCACAGTTTGCATCAATATGGGCAATGCGATTTGGACGTCGCTCAATTGGGATTGGAATCTCCTGCTAGTATTTCGAGTGACATCAATACCCAAAGTTCGGTGGAAAGCATGAGACCATCAAgtgttgttccacatcaaattaGTCAATATTCAGATTGCTCAATTCAGCAGCAACATCAGTCTCAGATGCAACAAATAAATATGCACACTCATGTCCCGGCATCTAGTCCGCAGCAGTCAATGGCAATTATTAATAATCAAAACTTGGATAACGCAGCAGCCAGTAGCAGATCAAAAGTTCAGCAGCAACAGTTATCACATCAGAATAATAGAAGTTCTAATACCAATCGATCATCGACTCCAAAAGTTAGTAGAAATACTTCTACTCCAGTTAGTAATCATCAACAACAGCGTCATCCGAACCGTTCTACTCCACCGATTGGAAATGCTATTCAACCACTAACCAGCCCAGGTCATCCTCAGCAACATCAGCAATCAatgcaacaacaaaatgtagctCAACAGCAACATCAGCATCAACTAGTGTTGCAACAGCAAATGCATCAAACATATGGACATATATCAGGATCATCGCTAACTCATCAAAATCATTCACAAAACATGCATCAGGCTGGTTATATTACATCACAGTTAGGTATATCTAGTCAAGGCTATCCGCAGTCGCCAACGTCATATGGAAGCGTTCCGATGACCACTGTGATACAGCATAGAATGACTGGCAGTCACACAAGCTTATCCACACCAAATAGTCTTCATAGTCCTCATCAACGTCTTGGACCATCGCCTTCTTCCTGTGCAGTCTCATCGGCAAATAATTTTTACATTCAATCTGGTAGCGTTAGCCATCCACAGTCGCATACACCTATACCAGCTCCAACTCCTACTCCTACTCCAACGCCTACCCCAACTCCACAGTTGGACAATTCGTGTCAGGCAGGCAATATTCATAGTCAAGGTAATGTAATACAAGGGTCGCTTTCATGTCTCTCAAAATTGCAACAACTAACAACTAGTGTTGATATGGTAGGTCCTTCTTGTAACACACCTCCGTCTGGAGCAGTAAACATCACACCACCACCAAACCATCATTCTCATGTAGGCGGCTCTATAACACCGTCACCCTCTACTCTCATGAGTCAGCAGAACTCGGTAAGAAATATTTCAACACCACCAGCTTCAATTCAAGCCCAGATGCCATCACTTAATTATCACAAATACTATACCGGAAATATGAACGTGTCTCCTATATCGGGAACGCAAAATAGTCGTTTGTCACGTAATACTGCATCCGCTCCAATTCAACACATGAGTAATAGCTCTAGCAGAGTTAGTCCAAACGTTGCAATAAGTCCAAATCTCATGTCACCATATAGTACATTAAATACAGCATACCGTATGTCGGCCGCTCAGTCCTCGTCTACAGGAGGGTATATAGCAAACCCTGCGgccggttttattaataatgcTACACAAATTCCTGTCCAAATGGGTGTTATGAATATGCAATCACAGTATCAGGATCCTTCGGCAATTCAACGTGCCCAACAAAACTCGATGTATCCGGCTGCCTATTCGGCCTATTTACCAGCCATGAGACGATaa